One window of Chloroflexota bacterium genomic DNA carries:
- the pdxS gene encoding pyridoxal 5'-phosphate synthase lyase subunit PdxS, which translates to MERGTVTVKTGHAEMLKGGVIMDVVTPDQAKVAEEAGACAVMALERVPADIRAAGGVARMADPRIIEDIMHAVTIPVMAKCRIGHFVEAQVLQSLGVDYIDESEVLTPADEQHHINKHSFVVPFVCGARDLGEALRRIGEGAAMIRTKGEAGTGDIKEATRHVRTVMAQIRKLHGMLDDELMAEAKALGAPFELVQEVARTGKLPVVNFAAGGVATPADAALMMQLGSEGVFVGSGIFKSENPEARARAVVRAVTFYNDPDVILEVSRGLGEPMRGIDLSTLRPEEVLATRGW; encoded by the coding sequence ATGGAGCGCGGAACAGTTACGGTAAAGACAGGCCACGCGGAAATGCTCAAGGGCGGTGTCATCATGGACGTGGTGACTCCGGACCAGGCAAAGGTCGCCGAAGAGGCGGGCGCGTGCGCCGTCATGGCGTTGGAGCGCGTCCCGGCCGATATCCGAGCGGCGGGTGGCGTGGCGCGCATGGCTGATCCGCGCATCATCGAAGACATCATGCACGCCGTCACTATTCCCGTTATGGCCAAGTGCCGAATCGGCCATTTTGTCGAAGCCCAGGTGCTCCAGTCGTTGGGCGTCGACTACATCGATGAAAGCGAAGTCTTGACGCCGGCCGACGAGCAGCACCACATCAACAAGCATAGCTTCGTCGTGCCCTTCGTCTGTGGAGCGCGAGACCTCGGTGAAGCGCTACGGCGCATCGGCGAGGGCGCCGCGATGATCCGAACCAAGGGCGAGGCCGGCACCGGCGACATCAAAGAGGCGACACGGCACGTACGCACCGTGATGGCCCAGATTCGAAAGCTCCACGGCATGTTGGACGATGAGCTGATGGCCGAGGCGAAAGCCCTCGGCGCACCCTTCGAGCTGGTACAGGAGGTCGCGCGCACGGGAAAGCTTCCCGTTGTCAACTTCGCCGCTGGAGGCGTCGCGACTCCAGCCGACGCTGCCCTCATGATGCAGCTCGGGTCCGAAGGCGTTTTCGTCGGCTCGGGCATCTTCAAGTCGGAGAACCCGGAGGCGAGGGCTCGGGCGGTCGTTCGCGCCGTTACCTTCTACAACGATCCGGACGTGATTCTCGAAGTGTCGCGTGGACTGGGAGAGCCCATGCGTGGAATCGACCTGTCAACGCTCCGCCCGGAGGAGGTTCTCGCGACGCGTGGCTGGTGA
- a CDS encoding universal stress protein, whose amino-acid sequence MLAAKKVLVPVNGNGTDETIVGLASLTAKRNKGRVYAIHVIQVSRTLPVDADLVEERERADAILDNAERTAEQWGQEIETEILQARDIGTAIVEEAIESHADLVVIGVQYNAALGEFDLGKTAMHVLRYAPCAVWLCRQPIAG is encoded by the coding sequence ATGCTCGCGGCGAAGAAGGTCCTGGTCCCGGTCAACGGGAACGGCACCGACGAAACCATCGTGGGGCTTGCGTCGCTCACCGCGAAACGCAACAAGGGTCGCGTCTACGCGATCCACGTGATCCAGGTCAGCCGCACCCTTCCGGTTGACGCGGACCTCGTTGAAGAGCGCGAGCGCGCGGACGCCATCCTGGACAACGCCGAGCGAACCGCGGAGCAATGGGGTCAGGAGATCGAGACGGAGATCCTGCAGGCGCGAGACATCGGCACGGCGATCGTCGAGGAGGCTATCGAGTCCCATGCCGACCTCGTGGTGATCGGAGTCCAGTACAACGCGGCCCTGGGCGAGTTCGACCTCGGGAAGACAGCGATGCACGTTCTGCGGTACGCGCCGTGCGCTGTGTGGCTCTGTCGTCAGCCCATCGCTGGTTGA
- the pdxT gene encoding pyridoxal 5'-phosphate synthase glutaminase subunit PdxT has protein sequence MAGDAVRIGVVALQGAFREHREVLARLGAETVEVRRPEDLNGLDGLVIPGGESTTIRLLMTEFGLEPDLRDAIARGLPVLGTCAGMIVLAKRVDGEPIPGLEGLDVSVRRNAFGRQVDSFEQDLVFPAVGDQPVHAVFIRAPVVESVGEGVEVLARIEDGRIVAVKQGAVLGIAFHPELTPDTRIHRYFLDLVARLKSNREQQESHEAEPTGVGGRSRGVEAAPNAHRSPAI, from the coding sequence GTGGCTGGTGACGCCGTGCGCATCGGGGTCGTCGCTCTCCAGGGCGCCTTTCGAGAACACCGCGAAGTCCTTGCCCGTCTCGGAGCCGAGACTGTTGAAGTCCGCAGGCCAGAGGACCTGAACGGGCTCGACGGACTGGTCATTCCCGGCGGTGAAAGCACCACGATCCGCCTCCTCATGACCGAATTCGGTCTCGAGCCGGATCTCCGCGATGCGATCGCGCGTGGCCTCCCCGTGCTCGGTACCTGCGCTGGGATGATCGTTCTGGCAAAGCGGGTGGATGGCGAACCGATCCCAGGGCTCGAGGGCCTTGACGTTTCCGTTCGACGAAACGCCTTTGGTCGTCAGGTGGACAGCTTCGAGCAAGATCTTGTATTTCCCGCCGTCGGCGACCAGCCCGTCCACGCCGTGTTCATTCGCGCTCCCGTGGTCGAATCGGTGGGCGAGGGCGTTGAAGTCCTCGCCCGGATCGAGGACGGACGAATCGTCGCCGTGAAACAGGGCGCGGTGCTGGGAATCGCATTTCATCCGGAGCTCACGCCTGACACACGCATCCATCGGTATTTTCTCGACCTGGTCGCCCGTCTAAAGTCAAATCGTGAACAGCAGGAGAGTCATGAGGCCGAACCCACCGGGGTCGGCGGACGAAGTCGGGGCGTCGAAGCCGCTCCGAACGCGCATCGCTCACCGGCGATCTAG
- the tmk gene encoding dTMP kinase, which yields MFISIEGPDGAGKTTQAALLVDRLREGGRRVVAVHEPGGTDLGTHIRALLVHRGGVSIDPRAEALLFSACRAQLVAEVIRPALESGAIVVADRFADSTRAYQGAGRGLPAEDLEALISVATGGLAPDLTVLLDLPPAAGLRRLAASTKAAADGPSQFSFFEELHLPAAWNRFEDEGRQFQERVRAAYLDLARAEPDRWRVVDATLGVADVGERVLQLVMDALATRTSPSKR from the coding sequence GTGTTCATCTCCATCGAGGGGCCGGACGGCGCCGGTAAAACGACGCAGGCGGCGTTGCTGGTCGACCGGCTCCGCGAAGGCGGGCGCCGGGTCGTGGCCGTTCACGAGCCGGGCGGAACCGATCTCGGGACGCACATCCGTGCCCTTCTTGTCCATCGCGGCGGCGTGTCGATCGATCCCCGTGCAGAAGCGCTCCTCTTCTCCGCCTGTCGGGCCCAGCTCGTCGCGGAAGTGATTCGTCCGGCGCTGGAAAGCGGCGCCATCGTCGTGGCCGACCGATTCGCGGACTCGACGCGCGCGTACCAGGGCGCGGGGCGCGGGCTACCGGCCGAAGATCTGGAAGCGCTGATCTCCGTCGCCACGGGCGGACTCGCCCCGGATCTGACCGTGCTGCTCGACCTGCCGCCTGCGGCCGGTCTTCGCCGTCTCGCGGCGTCGACAAAGGCAGCCGCGGACGGGCCCAGCCAGTTCTCGTTCTTCGAGGAGCTGCACCTGCCCGCAGCGTGGAATCGATTCGAGGACGAAGGGCGCCAATTTCAAGAGCGCGTCCGGGCGGCGTACCTCGACCTGGCGCGGGCGGAGCCAGATCGGTGGCGCGTTGTCGACGCGACACTCGGCGTGGCCGACGTGGGCGAGCGGGTGCTCCAGCTCGTGATGGACGCTCTGGCGACACGTACGTCCCCCTCCAAACGCTGA
- a CDS encoding TrkA family potassium uptake protein produces MFVIIMGCGRVGARVATSLSRAGHEVTVLDLSPNAFRRLDPSFNGVTMVGNGIDVDVLRRAGIERADAFAAVTQGDNRNVMASQIAKHVFGVGKVVTRIYDPLRQETYEMLGIQAISPTVIGADRFLEILDPSLPTSGR; encoded by the coding sequence ATGTTCGTCATCATTATGGGTTGCGGTCGCGTCGGTGCGCGGGTTGCCACAAGCCTGTCGCGAGCGGGCCACGAGGTGACCGTTCTCGACCTCTCCCCAAATGCGTTTCGCCGACTGGATCCCTCGTTCAACGGCGTCACCATGGTGGGGAACGGCATCGACGTGGACGTTCTGCGGCGAGCCGGAATCGAGCGAGCAGATGCCTTCGCGGCGGTCACGCAAGGCGACAATCGGAACGTGATGGCCTCACAGATCGCTAAGCACGTCTTCGGCGTCGGCAAGGTCGTAACGCGCATATACGACCCACTTCGACAGGAAACGTATGAAATGCTGGGAATCCAGGCGATCTCCCCGACCGTGATCGGAGCAGATCGATTCCTGGAGATCCTCGACCCGAGCCTGCCAACCTCCGGCCGCTGA
- a CDS encoding R3H domain-containing nucleic acid-binding protein, whose translation MAYTGSRSGERVVVDDLHALLAGIPPHIREPLDRHALTPDLLEVILDLGREPEARFPGREVIVSDRPVTQDDLDYVIQRIGAFGDDNRAGIERTLHRISAIRNRSGRIVGLTLRVGRAVFGTVAIIQDIVESRRSILLLGRPGVGKTTMLRETARVLADDLKQRVVIVDTSNEIAGDGDIPHPAIGRARRMQVPTPSMQHQIMIEAVENHMPEVIVIDEIGNELEAAAARTIAERGVQLVATAHGNTLENLIMNPTLSDLIGGIQTVTLGDEEARRRGTQKSVLERKAPPTFDVLVEIQERERVAVHENIADVVDSLLRGDPVAPIIRFRDEHGRIRTEQGVPPPFSLVPSIDRDRGAARGWGGRGARRGTDYWQIDDGRAGYAKEYRSRPSREEPSIRAPEPAAERTPAAEAAPLRQKPLRIFPFGVNRSRLEQAVHEIQAPVVLSNDVNQADVVITVKNYYRRKPQPLRDAEASGVPVYVLRSNTGAQILEGMEKLMHSTSPHRTTDALQEAEDAVHDVLNQDQPAVELAPQNAYIRRLQHQIADRYNLASRSTGREPHRRVMIYQPEAP comes from the coding sequence ATGGCTTACACGGGAAGTCGGAGCGGCGAGCGGGTCGTCGTCGACGACCTACACGCGCTCCTTGCGGGTATTCCTCCCCACATCCGAGAGCCTCTGGACCGGCACGCTCTCACGCCGGACTTGCTCGAGGTGATTCTCGACCTGGGGCGCGAGCCAGAAGCCAGGTTCCCCGGCCGCGAGGTGATTGTCAGCGATCGCCCGGTGACCCAGGACGACCTCGACTACGTGATCCAGCGCATCGGCGCGTTCGGCGACGACAATCGCGCGGGCATCGAGCGCACCCTGCACCGAATCTCCGCTATCCGGAATCGATCGGGCCGGATCGTGGGGCTGACGCTACGCGTTGGCCGCGCCGTGTTCGGCACTGTCGCCATCATTCAGGACATCGTGGAGAGCCGCCGAAGCATCCTCCTTCTTGGGCGGCCCGGCGTCGGCAAGACCACAATGCTTCGCGAGACCGCGCGCGTCCTCGCGGACGATCTCAAGCAGCGCGTCGTCATCGTCGACACGTCAAACGAGATCGCGGGGGATGGAGACATTCCGCATCCGGCCATCGGACGGGCGCGTCGCATGCAGGTTCCGACGCCCTCGATGCAGCACCAGATCATGATCGAGGCTGTGGAAAACCATATGCCCGAGGTCATCGTGATCGACGAAATCGGGAACGAGCTGGAGGCCGCGGCAGCGCGGACGATCGCGGAGCGCGGGGTGCAGCTCGTCGCCACTGCCCACGGCAACACGCTCGAAAACCTCATCATGAACCCCACGCTGTCGGACTTGATCGGTGGGATTCAGACCGTCACGCTAGGCGACGAGGAGGCACGGCGCCGCGGAACGCAAAAGTCGGTTCTGGAGCGCAAAGCGCCCCCGACCTTCGACGTGCTGGTCGAGATCCAGGAGCGGGAGCGCGTCGCAGTCCACGAGAACATCGCGGACGTCGTCGATTCGCTGCTGCGCGGCGATCCGGTCGCGCCGATCATTCGCTTTCGCGATGAGCACGGTCGAATTCGGACCGAGCAGGGTGTTCCTCCGCCCTTCTCCCTCGTCCCGTCGATCGATCGAGACCGGGGGGCGGCCCGTGGCTGGGGCGGGCGGGGCGCGCGGAGAGGGACGGACTACTGGCAGATCGACGACGGGCGCGCCGGGTATGCCAAGGAGTATCGATCTCGGCCTTCGCGCGAGGAGCCCTCGATTCGCGCGCCGGAGCCCGCCGCCGAGCGCACGCCGGCCGCCGAGGCCGCGCCATTGCGCCAAAAGCCGCTCCGCATCTTCCCATTCGGCGTCAATCGATCGCGTCTCGAGCAGGCAGTCCACGAGATTCAAGCTCCGGTGGTCCTGTCCAATGATGTCAACCAGGCGGACGTCGTCATCACCGTGAAGAACTACTACCGGAGAAAGCCACAGCCACTGCGAGATGCCGAGGCGTCCGGCGTGCCGGTCTACGTCCTGCGGAGCAACACCGGCGCGCAGATCCTCGAGGGGATGGAGAAGCTCATGCACTCCACATCCCCGCATCGCACCACGGATGCGCTGCAAGAGGCGGAAGACGCGGTGCATGACGTGCTTAACCAGGACCAACCGGCCGTGGAGCTTGCTCCGCAGAACGCGTACATCCGTCGGCTCCAGCACCAAATTGCCGATCGATACAACCTCGCATCCCGAAGCACGGGTCGGGAGCCGCATCGGCGGGTCATGATCTATCAACCCGAGGCCCCGTAG
- a CDS encoding CTP synthase — MAKYIFVSGGVVSSVGKGITVASIGRLLKSRGIHVSVVKLDPYINVDPGTMNPYQHGEVFVTDDGAETDLDLGHYERFIDLSLSRMSNVTTGQVYSAVIGRERHGDFLGGTIQVIPHITNEIKDRIGRAAKQSGADVVIVEVGGTVGDIECLPFLEAVRQMHLDLGRENTFYIHLTLLPYVAASKELKTKPTQHSVKELRSIGIQPDAILCRSDFPVPSELNDKIALFCDVERRAVVPVPTVDSIYEVPIMLEEAGLGEFIVERLHLDAGAPELGDWRTFLERVAHPEGHLRVGLVGKYMELHDAYISVREALYHAGWDFRRAVEIEWIDSQDLEVPGGERVLDGLDGIVVPGGFGHRGVEGMITAARYARERGVPYLGLCLGMQIMVIEFARNVLGLEDANSTEFNMFTPDPVIDLLPEQRDLPDKGGTMRLGLYPCQLQTGSLSLAAYGEPILFERHRHRFEFNNEYRRPFERAGMRFGGLSPDGRLVEISEIVNHPWMVGSQFHPEFRSRPYRPHPLFRGFIRACVARCETLGIEELTADPAQTPAPSAQP, encoded by the coding sequence GTGGCGAAGTACATCTTTGTGAGCGGCGGAGTTGTGTCCTCGGTGGGGAAGGGCATCACGGTCGCGTCCATTGGCAGGCTGCTGAAGAGCCGCGGCATCCACGTGTCGGTGGTCAAGCTCGACCCGTACATCAACGTCGACCCCGGGACCATGAACCCGTACCAGCATGGCGAAGTGTTCGTCACCGATGACGGGGCGGAGACCGATCTCGATCTGGGCCACTACGAGCGCTTCATCGATCTCAGCCTTTCGCGGATGTCAAACGTGACGACGGGGCAGGTGTATTCCGCCGTCATCGGGCGGGAGCGCCACGGCGACTTCCTGGGCGGGACCATTCAAGTCATTCCCCACATCACCAATGAGATCAAGGATCGCATCGGACGCGCTGCCAAGCAGAGCGGTGCCGACGTCGTCATCGTCGAGGTCGGCGGCACGGTGGGCGACATCGAGTGCCTTCCGTTCCTCGAGGCCGTTCGGCAGATGCACCTGGACCTCGGGCGCGAGAACACCTTTTACATTCACCTCACGCTGCTACCGTACGTTGCGGCCTCAAAGGAGCTGAAGACCAAGCCGACCCAGCACAGCGTGAAGGAGCTGCGCAGCATTGGCATTCAGCCGGACGCGATCCTGTGCCGTTCAGACTTCCCCGTACCGTCCGAGCTGAACGACAAAATCGCCCTGTTCTGCGACGTCGAGCGCCGAGCGGTGGTTCCGGTGCCCACCGTTGACTCGATCTACGAGGTCCCCATCATGCTGGAAGAAGCCGGCCTCGGCGAATTCATCGTCGAGCGGCTGCACCTCGACGCCGGAGCGCCAGAACTGGGGGACTGGCGAACGTTTCTGGAACGCGTCGCGCATCCGGAGGGTCACCTGCGCGTGGGGCTCGTCGGGAAGTACATGGAGCTCCACGACGCGTACATCAGTGTTCGCGAGGCGCTGTACCACGCCGGCTGGGACTTCCGGCGCGCCGTCGAGATCGAATGGATCGACTCTCAGGACCTGGAAGTCCCCGGCGGCGAGCGCGTGCTCGACGGATTGGATGGGATCGTCGTGCCGGGCGGGTTCGGTCACCGCGGCGTCGAAGGGATGATCACCGCGGCGCGGTACGCGCGAGAGCGCGGGGTTCCTTACCTGGGGCTGTGTCTCGGGATGCAGATCATGGTGATCGAGTTTGCGCGAAACGTGCTGGGACTCGAAGATGCGAACAGCACCGAGTTCAACATGTTCACCCCTGATCCGGTGATCGATCTCCTTCCCGAGCAGCGCGACCTGCCCGACAAGGGCGGGACGATGCGACTGGGCCTGTATCCGTGCCAGCTCCAGACCGGTTCGCTCTCTCTGGCGGCCTACGGCGAGCCGATCCTTTTCGAGCGACACCGCCATCGCTTCGAGTTCAACAACGAGTACCGGCGCCCGTTCGAGCGCGCAGGAATGCGGTTCGGGGGCTTGTCGCCGGATGGACGCCTGGTTGAAATCTCCGAAATCGTGAACCATCCGTGGATGGTCGGCAGCCAGTTCCACCCGGAGTTTCGATCGCGGCCCTATCGACCCCATCCGCTGTTTCGCGGATTTATTCGCGCCTGCGTGGCGCGGTGTGAGACATTGGGGATCGAGGAGTTGACGGCCGACCCGGCGCAGACTCCCGCGCCGTCCGCCCAGCCGTAG
- a CDS encoding DUF554 domain-containing protein: MTGTLLNVGTVLAGGAFGTVVGGRVPAGLRQTLMQAVGLTTLAIGARAALGADNPLVLLGSVVLGGAIGELLRIERGLDRLSALAARATASGRAGPSSALEADPTRREVGAFEPSAMSGGSPGEASGGRKITQGFVTASLIFCVGPMTILGSFEDGLTGAYQTLAVKSALDGFTAALLASSLGWGVLLAAVTVLVYQGSLTLGAGLLRDHLTTEMISAMTSVGGLLILGLGLNILNIARIRVGNMLPSLAVAPVLAGLSR; the protein is encoded by the coding sequence GTGACCGGCACCCTCCTCAACGTGGGCACCGTGCTCGCGGGGGGCGCTTTCGGCACGGTCGTCGGCGGCCGCGTGCCCGCTGGCCTACGCCAGACCCTGATGCAGGCGGTCGGCCTCACGACCCTCGCCATCGGCGCGCGCGCCGCCCTTGGAGCCGACAACCCGCTCGTGCTGCTGGGAAGCGTCGTTCTCGGGGGTGCGATTGGCGAGCTGCTCCGGATCGAGCGCGGGCTCGACCGATTGAGCGCCCTGGCGGCGCGCGCCACTGCCAGCGGGAGAGCAGGGCCCAGCTCAGCCCTGGAGGCCGATCCGACGCGCCGCGAGGTGGGCGCGTTTGAGCCCAGCGCGATGTCCGGGGGATCACCGGGCGAGGCGTCCGGCGGGCGCAAGATCACCCAGGGATTCGTTACGGCCAGCCTGATCTTTTGCGTAGGTCCCATGACAATCCTTGGGTCGTTCGAGGATGGACTGACCGGCGCGTATCAGACGCTCGCGGTCAAGTCGGCGCTGGACGGATTTACCGCGGCGCTCCTGGCGTCCAGCCTCGGCTGGGGCGTCCTCCTCGCGGCCGTCACCGTCTTGGTGTACCAGGGCTCCCTTACGCTCGGCGCTGGGCTGCTCCGCGACCATCTCACCACGGAGATGATCTCGGCGATGACATCCGTGGGCGGCTTGCTGATTCTCGGCTTGGGGTTGAACATTTTGAACATCGCGCGCATTCGTGTCGGAAATATGTTGCCGTCGCTGGCTGTCGCGCCGGTACTGGCGGGATTGAGTCGATAG